The nucleotide window ccccctctctctccctctctctatcgttctctctttctttctctccgtctctctctctatctgtcttgCTGAGTCAGAGGCATGGGTCGATGCCTTCATTGGCTCCTGTCCTTGCATCACATCACCGAGATTTAGGGGCGTGGGTGGGGTCTATTGAACTAAAGTGGAGGCTGCCCTTGAAAAGGAGGCGTTCAAATTCTTTAGAATACTGTATTGCGTCAGAATATATTAAAACCGCAGCTCTTGGCGAACAGAGACTACAAAGTTTACAATGAAAGAGTGATGCATTGAGACGGGTTGAGTTTGAATGAAGCGAGGtcaattagaaaaaaaggtGCTGAAAGTCTGCACAATTCTTGCCAGGAGTCTCCATGCGCAGTGATATTGAAAACTGCACAACTGTGCACCTCTAAAAGAGAATGTAGCTTTGCCTTGCAAATAGTTTTGTTGTACTTAATCAACCTTGTattgtttttgctctttgtttcCTCAGGAGACAATTCACCAGCTGGATAATGAGCTCAAGAGCACCAAATGGGAGATGGCTCGTCACCTGCGTGAGTACCAGGACCTCCTGAATGTCAAGATGGCCTTGGACATTGAGATTGCTGCATACAGGTATATAAAAAGTAGTTTAGAAATaacatttacagacattttacagaatttcttctcttctccaaatcaaaagtgtttttcaaatgtatcatttatatatttatttttccatcaggAAACTCCTAGAGGGTGAGGAGACCCACTTCAGCACTTTCCCATATCGCCAGACGGTCACCTCCACCAAAATCTCTAGGCCTAAATCAGACACTCCCAAGCTAAAGGTGCAGCACAAGTTTGTGGAGGAGATCATCGAGGAGACGAGGGTGGAGGACGAAAAGGCTGACATTGACGAGGCCCTGGCAGAGATTGCACAAGAGCTGTCTGCCACGctcagagagggaggagaggaggaggagggaaaagagggcGGAGAGGctgaggaagcagaggagggtgagggggaagagggagaaggagaagaaggaggtgcagaggaggaggaagttgTAGGCGCCACTGAAGCCAAAGTAAGCTCTAGCGCACCCActaaggaggaagaggaggaggaaggagaagatggtgaggaggaagagaaggaagaagaaggtgagagggagggagacgatgagggagaaaaggagCATGATGCAGAGGGAGGcgatgaaggagaaggagaagagggaggagaggaggaggaggaggaagttgAGGAGACAGTATTGTGCTCCAAAGCTCCAGAGTCTAAGGCCTCTCCTGACAAAGAGAAGGCTGGAGACATAGAgggcagcagaggagaggaggaagcagcCAAGGAAGCTGGTGCTGAGGAGGAGGGTGCTGATCAGGATGAAGATGTAAGCACTGACAAAGCATCCAAAAGCGGAGATGAAATAGAAGATGCagacaaaggcaaaaaagaagACGAGAAGAAGGTAAAAGATGAGAAGGCAGAtgacaaatcagaaaaagaggTAGCCAAGACAGAAGCTCCGAAAACAGAAACTGCAAAGCCTGAGGCCAAGAAGGAAGAGGCTGCCAAAACAGAGGCATCAAAACCTGAATCCCTAAAGCCTGGATCCCCCAAGTCTGAATCACCTAAACTTGGGTCTCCTAAATCTGAATCTCCAAAGCCTGCATCTCCTAAGTCTGAGTCTCCCAAGCTGGCGTCTCCTAAGTCTGAGTCTCCCAAGGTTGCATCTCCTAAGTCTGAGTCTCCCAAGCTCACATCACCTAAGTCTGAGTCTCCCAAGGTTGCATCTCCTAAGTCTGAGTCTCCCAAGGTTGCATCTCCTAAGTCTGAGTCTCCAAAGGTTGCATCTCCTAAGGCTGAGTCTCCCAAGCTGGCGTCTCCTAAGTCTGAGTCTCCCAAGCTGGCGTCTCCTAAATCTGAGTCTCCCAAGCTGGCGTCTCCTAAATCTGAGTCTCCCAAGCTGGCGTCTCCTAAATCTGAGTCTCCCAAGGTTGCATCTCCTAAGTCTGAGTCTCCCAAGCTGGCATCTCCTAAATCTGAGTCTCCCAAGGTTGCGTCTCCTAAGTCTGAGTCTCCCAAGCTCACATCTCCTAAGTCTGAGTCTCCCAAGCTGGCGTCTCCTAAGTCTGAGTCTCCCAAGCTGGCATCTCCTAAGTCTGAGTCTCCCAAGCTGGCGTCTCCTAAGTCTGAGTCTCCCAAGCTCACATCTCCTAAGTCTGAGTCTCCCAAGCTGGCATCTCCTAAGTCTGAGTCTCCCAAGCTCACATCTCCTAAGTCTGAGTCTCCCAAGCTTGTGTCTCCTAAGTCTGAGTCTCCCAAGGAAGGCTCACCGAAGGCTGAATCTCCCAAACTTAGCTCCCCAAAAGCTGAGTCTCCCAAGTCAGAATCCCCAAAACCTGAATCTCCTAAAGCTGAATCCCCAAAGGCAGAAGACAAGAAGCTAGAAAAGAAGGATGTCGCCATGAATGGTGATATAGACAAGAGCAGCCcagaagagaaagggaagaaggaCGAGGGGGAAGAAGTTGACGTGATTGCTAATGGCGTGGACGAGAGCCCCGTGAAGGAAGATGGCAGCCAGAAAGTGGTGATCACCAAGACTGTGGAGACGATCACCACCGGAGAGGACGGATCCCAGCACGTCACCAAATCCATCACTGTGACCGAGACAGtgaaagaggtggaggaggtgatgCAGGAGAAGCTGGTCTCTACCAAGAAGACGGAGAAGCACTCCACCCAGTCCATCAAGCAGGTCACAGAGGGTGAGTGAGCAGCACCCAGACTTCCGATCCAGCGGACGAGGAGGAGTAGGAGGCGGGGGCCAGAGGAGGGAAACGAAGACAAGCAATCAACCCAGAACTAACATAACAAAGAAAATCATACAGCTAGAGCGATGTAATAAAGATAACCACTttcaaacatacaaaacaaatcatAGAGAAAAGCCAAATCTAAATGCTACAAATTTCAAAAATGCATGTTGAGTGAAAGCTTTAAATGGGCTTCCCTGCAGACGCGGTCAGGAGCAAATGACTGAGACAttttatcctcttttcttttttctttctgcagtcacgggtgggagggaggggggtcTCTGCATGCTAGCTCAGGGGAGGGGAATACTTTCCTCTCTTATCTGTATGTATGGTAGAAATACAATGTAAAAagagtaaatatataaaaggaATAAATGCGATGTGGGTGGGAGAGTGAGAGAACTATTATTAAAGTAAAGAGGATTTTTGAGTTAAAGTCAAAGGGGGGGAAACGCATGAGGGAGGGTCCTCGATGTAGAAACATGCTCTACTGAAGAAGCCTTACTTGACATATGAAGATACCAACTGAGCCAAAAAGAAACTAataacaaatacacaacatataGTGAAGAAAGAGACATTCAGCGATATGATAAACACATGACCATATACAGTAACTGAAGCAAACTAAAGCTAAACCTGACTAAACTCCTAGCCTTAAACATGCTTTTTATCAGTGTCTGTTATGTTTACCTGAGCgcaactcaaaaaaaaaactgtaaatgcgCAGATTCATGCATTCTTGTATGCATAGGATGGACttgaatttaaatacagaaatatttgaGGTGCTACTGTTTGCAATCCCATGACCTTTACTCATCATGAACGATTTCCCAGCAGCATTTGCTCAATAAATGtcataatgaattaaaaaaaagttgtgtctTGTCATATTATCTTATTCTGCTAAGAGACATGTATCCTTTACAATTGTATGCACAGGTGCTATTTCAAGAAGTTGGTTGTAGTTACAAATATTACAACTTAGCAGCAAAGAGCTTTACAATAAATGCCTGACTGTGAATTTAATGgctttaatttagaaaatagtTACATCTTGTGTCAGAGTTATATGGTCATCTATTTTAACTGACACTCATCAGAACATTTCAACTACAAAAGATTACTGATACCAATCCGTGGAAACAGCTGTTCATAAAAATTTAATGTTGTAATACTAAATACATCgaaaaatacatattacatGTAACAATAAACAGTCTTCTCTGGCGCTTTCCCCAGATGACCTTCATATCTAATTTTCAATTTAACCAGGGGAAGTTCTAGTGGCTACataaatgaatgttttgaataatagccagccaaaaataataatagtaatttgGAGTATTTATTATCAAAAGCAGCTCACAATTTGACAATCTTGCCATTAAagttaattataaaaataaagttatcgatgaaaaatgtaacttaTCTAATCTAATTTGGAAAGTTCTGGTATTTCCTTTAATTAAATGCTATTAATCATTTTCAATGACATTTTTAGTGGATATTTAATTTTGGAGAAAACAATGTGATAAGATTTGTCTATGCTGAAAGGTTGGACAAGATTCATTTCTCTGCTTATCTTTTAATATATCGGTAAGGGGGTTTTTCTTTCGGCTTAAGATTTGATTGATGTGCTGCTGAATTAGTTTGCCAAGAGGTTTTAAATTggggctttgtgtgtgtgtgtgtttttttgttttttttaatcagctgtaACATAAAGCCGGAGAATGATGGCAGATAATAGTGCTGAGAGGCTGGCTGCAAAGAAATAGCACTGCATCGGAGTATGAAGAGATTTATGAtcagttttttaaaaccacCACCTACCTATTCTCCCTACCTGACGCAGAGAGCCCGCTGCTGCAGAGTGTCTACAGTTAATGTCCACTCAAGGGAATAAAATCATGGAGCAGCTGCTGGGTGGTACCAGGTGTCAGCagataatgtttgtttgtggatGTCTTTTTTATCACATTAGGGAAGACTATAGTCTCTCAGTCAACGCAGTAATTTGAGGTAATTGCAAAAACAATATTATgggtcctttttaaaaaaaatcaaaacgaGTTTCAATGGTTGCcagtttttatatttcactttaatgaaataatcattatcatcataATTTCTCCTAATTTGTAAGACCATGCAAGAATGTTAACTAATGGCATACTTGTAGCCACAGCACGAGTGTGTGCCTTCATCTGatgatttgtaattttgtatCAGTTTAGTACACATTAAAACCAGGACAAAAGGCTTCTTTGTATGGGAGCTTGGCCTCCTGACACTCAAAGGGTTTGAATTCCAGTACTTGTTTTATGGTAGAAATTACCTGGGGAATCGTGGATGATAACTGGCTGGGCACACTTGCTCAATTCAGTACCCCGAGCTTGTACTGCTGCCACTAGCCTTACTTTTTCTGGTATGACTAGTAGATTATAGTGGCTAATGCTATCAAATATCAGCAAACTTCAGATAAATTAGCTGACGTTGCTGAGTCATTGAAGTGACTTCGCAACTCTTCCATATATTGTTACACTGGGCTTCAGCATTTGCAGTAATTCTGTCACtgccacttgtggccacagtggccaCTGCTAAACAAAAGTTACACATGCTCGCGTTGACGTAAGGTAACGAATGTAGTTTAAAGAGAACCCCGTCTGGGGAATACTAGTTActtcacatgcaaaaaaaaaaattgtataaagcTTTTTTTGGCTCTAGAGGGAGCTGCGTGGAGTTGGTTGGAGCTGCAGACAATaagtctgaaaatgaacaaaatctgggagtgtggagttagaaagacgTGATCTTACCAGACCAAATGCTCGaagctacattagctgctacacACCTGAGTCTCTGCCCTAAGGTTTGACTGttcgagttgcattgtgggtaatgtaatCACCTGGTAAGCAAGAAGAATCCATGGACTAAAAAACAGACGCTATATCTGGTTCTTCTACGCCAGTTTTGATACTTTTCATTGGCCGACAATGTTATAGGAGCGCAGTGCTAAATCGCTGGAGTAATCTTTTAACACGAGACAATAACGTTTGCTGAACAACAGCGGCCTCTGTAGCCATTAGCTGGAATGAAAGAATAAGGATATGCTGAATTTCCCTTTATGCTCCTTGATTCTCTTGAGTCAGTTGTTTTGAAACATATAAATTGTTTTTCGTTGTTTTGATATATGCCACTTATTTTTGAAACCTTtgtcctctttgttttttttaaagtgattaagaaattatttatataaatatatatatgtgtgtgtgtgtgtgtgtgtgtatgtatatatatatatatatatatatatatatatatatatatataaaatatttatatatattttcatatacatcccccatattttattttgtttcttttcttcatctATTTTGATAGcatttatattgtattatatatatgtatcctCTACGAGTTCTTGTATGTTCTTCGTgtgtgttcaataaaaaaaaaaaaaaaaaacatctgagaaacaggaaacaacaacCAACATGACTCCTGGTCAGGTACAGTGTGTttaattcactttttatttttgtgataaaaCCATTGTGACATGCTAACATTcagtgtaacagtagcacaaatAGATAAGAGTCATAAAGGTAGTTACTCAACAATGTCTATTTTAAGTTTGCTAACACGAGCTAGCACTGGCTAGCATAAGCTACAGGTTATACTAGAacaagtaaggctgtagcagcacaGTTCCCTAGTGTACTGAACTGTGTAAGGGtgcattttattgcttatgaattccGTTTTTCATTTGTAGGTGGGATATtctgtcatttcttctttcataaGTTatatagtctcactttaaatgttcaaaaacaaatcttaaaatAGAACAGAATCTACTACAATAGCCTATATAATAAATACTGGGAGAGCAGTATATCCTGCAGTGAATTTTCTGACAAGAAATGAATTGATTGTAAGTGCCAGAAGTAATTCAGACATGCTCACCTCACTCAAAAACCCACTGCTGAGGTGAGTGTCGAGCAACAGGTATCCCATGGCTTGCAAGCTCCCACAAAAGCGTCACTGTAAATCTGGGCGCTTCATTTACTTGTCAGGGGTAAACGTTAAATCAAGGACACAAATGGCTTTAAGAAGTGTTTATTTAACCATCAgaaactcacacactcacttttgCATTCAGCaattacacatactgtattacatTGTGCAAGCAGAACTTTATGTACGACTCTGGATATTGGCAAGCAGTTAACCTTGATCTGTTGCTGTAAATGGCTATTGGACTGTTTTGATAAGCACCATGTTAACAAGCAGATTTGAAAGGATAGCGTTGAAGCCTCTACTGGTTATCGAGCTGTGGTTCGTAGTTGGACAGTCTGGACTGAAATTTGCTGAGGCTACTGGCTTACTTCTTATCCTTTGTGCTCGTTTCTTCTGCAGCTTCAGGTTTGGccattttttcttcatctttctcctTTTTGGCCTCAGCTTTGTCATCTGTTTTCAGAGCAGTTTTGTCATCTTTGTCGCCTGCTTtatcttctttctcttcactcttttttgcttcttccttctcctctttttctttgtcatcggctccttctattttttcctcctcaagTGCTTCTTCTTTGACTTcagcctcctctccctctcctttgtcctctttctGCCCCTCCTCTTCAGTAGCCTCTGTCACCTCTTCCTTTTGCTCCTCTTCATCACCACCTGTGTCAATATAGAGATTTACTAATTGTCATCATGACCTTACTAATTGATGTTTATTTGAGCAATTACAGCATATGATAATAAAGATGCACtaaccctcctcttcctccttagcctcttcacctccttccttttcctcctcttcatcttctttctctttatctccttcctcctctgctccctcttcctcctccttctcctcttcctcttttttctcctccatctcctctcctccctcctcttccttctctacctcctcttcctccgtcACATCTTCCTTggccgcctcctcctcttccccgGGTGGACTGGCCTCCGCTTGATGGGCGTGGCTGGCAGAGAAGATCCCCTCGGTGGTGCTGACGCTGGAGCTGAGCAGGCGTGTTGTCATCAGGTAGGTGGTGCCGGAGCTCAGGCTGGAGAGGAAGGGCCGGGTGAAGGAGGGCGCTGACAAGCTGTGGCTGTACAAAGAGGACACTCCCCCAGCCAATCCAACATTGAAGCGAGACTCCTCTCCTTCCAGCAGCTTCCTATACGGGTTGGTGAAAAGACAGATGATGAGTAATACACTAGAGGGGAGCTCTCCTtaaaagtttagtttttaaatttgtcagttAGTGGCCATTTATTGATTAACAATCAACACTATGGTGTCTGGCATTTAGTCAGGAAAGTGAAGCACATTTATCCTTATAGATTTTGATTAGGGTTTTATCCCAGAATGttattaccaaaataaaagtggCCTCCTATTTTTGACTTCTCTGTTCTATCCTAAGAAcctaaacatcagcattaatCAATCATACATTTAGTTTTGCAATACATTATTCTAATCTAttcatataaaaagtaaaaataacaaatactaGCTTTGTTAGAAATTGCTAAAGCACTCTGACCAACACCTTTACATAAATGTCAAAAAGTTTTACCGGAAATGACCttctgaataatttttaaatcttCAATTCTTTGATTTTTTGAAATCCAGTCTGATTTCTGATCCCACTGTAGCTGCTTTTTTACCTGTATGCAGCAATCTCGATGTCCAGGGCCATTTTGACATTCAGAAGATCCTGGTACTCCTTCAGGTAGTGGGCCATCTCCTGTTTAGTGCCCCTCAGCTCGCTCTCCAACTCTGCAATGGTGTCCTAGatagaaaacaaagtgaagtcTTTTATAAGTCACAAAGACAACCAGGACatgataaagataaagaaattgttttaaagATCTGAATAATTAATGACATATGTAGACTACACCTGCCACACCACTGCTGACCTGCATTGCACCTATCTCAGCACTCTGCTTGTCCTCCATCTCATGCAGCTGTTTCTCCAGGGATTCATTGAGGCCTCTGCATGCATCAATTTCCAGCAGGCGGGTCCGGAGCTGGCGTCGGTACTCTCCTGCTTCGTCCTTGGAGGTTCTCACGGCATCAGTGTGCTGGGCCACAGTTTCAGTTAGGGAGCCCACCTTCCCTCTGAACCACTCCTCAGCTGCCTGCATGTTCCTTGCTGCGAGCCTCTCATACTGGGACCGGATATCCCTTAGAGCCCCAGAGAGATCCGGAGTGGAAGTCTCAGACTCTACAGCCACCTGGACGCCCAGCTGGACTTGGGCCTGAAGCTCGGACAGCTCACCTTCATGAATCCTCTTGAGGAAGGCCAGCTCCTCCAGCATAGTTTCAACGCTCTTCTCCAGCTCAGCCTTAGCTAAGGCAGCCTGGTCGGCCTCCCGACGGATCTCCATCAGCCTGCCCTCGGCCTCCTCACGAGCCAGCACTTCCTCCTCATATCGACTCTGCAAGGCACTCATGGTTTGTTCCAGTCGCTCTCTCTGGCCCAGGACAGCCTGCTGTTCTGCCCTGGCCTCGTCCATGGCTGCTCTCAGGGAGCGGGCCTCTTGCTCGTACAGTGCTCTCAAACGGGATGGCTCATTGTGCCTCTGCCTCAGGAGCAGCAACTCTGCCTCCAAAGCTCGGTTCTGCTGCTCCAGGTCATGCACTCTCTCAATGAAGCCAGCAAAGCGGTCGTTGAGCTCCTGCAGTTGGCTGCGCTCTTGGCTGCGTACGGCACGAAATTCAGAACTGATCTGGGCCGCCTGGCTGAGCTCCAGCTCCACGGAAGAGGctgcggaggaggaggagagcagcacTCGGCCTGGAGAGGAGTACTGCAGGCGGGAAGAGGACAGCGGGGAGGCATGGGAGGAGTAGATGGAGTGGGTCCTCCCTCTAGTAACCGCCACACGAGGGGAAGCCTCGACATACCAGCGCCTATATGACGAGGTGTTATAGTAGGGGTCATATCCGATGCTACTCATGGCTGAGTGGTGGGAGGACaggctgctctccctctcctctctctgtgtgtatgtgtggaagTGTTCGAAGGCTCAGGTTTAAGCCTCGACTgcttgctgctgcagcagcctgTGCTTTTATAGCAGGACACTGAGCTCTGACGCAAGCGCACTGCCCAAACTCTGACAATGCAGCCTCGGTAGGCTTACGCTGCAACAGCAGGAAATGAGACAGATAGGAACCATGGGAATGAGTATAGGAGGGAAATGAGCAAAGCGTTaaagatggagagaagaaaagagagaggtcACAAAATTACAAGTTATAAAGCTATAAAGCTGCATGCTTCTATTTTTCTTGCCCTTACTTTGGCATTTATATTAATGTTCAACCAAACTGAGTTTctaaataatatacatttataaaacagatttatcaCAGTTTGCTTAACAgtgcaacaaaaacataaatgcttacaaaacaaaaaatatagcACATCACTAGTTTTAACATAGAACCTATAACCTTAATACTACAAAAAACTGTGATACATTTTTTAGGAGTTCCGTACATTATATAGAGCAAAAACATGGCTAAAACATACTTGCTATGCTCTCCTGgctgcaggagagaggaggggtgtCCTGATTTTTGCAGCCGTGACACAGCATCTCTCCTTCTGGTGGAGAGCAGAACTACAGTCATGACCTTAAAAGACCTGCAATGATAAAATCCCACCCAAACACGTAAGAGTTGACATGTTGAAGACACAGTAAAAAGCAGGAAAACCCGTGTGATTGAAATTGAATACTTACAATTGGTAGAAATATCattaatatattgttttaatttcctGGCCCGTCAATAAGTTCTGCTGTTAAATATGCAGGCtctgttttaatttactttCCCCCCCTTTTgttaataatttaacaaaaggTTTAAGGTTTAGATTTAAGATTTGTATAACTTTACAAATCttttactatatatttttagctttgtatttttcttaaagGCATATACTACCAGAGTTCAGCAATATTCTGTTGCTAGAAATAAAAGTGGATGGTCTCTACATATCAACCTTATATGCAATGAGAAAACTGCATTGACTGTGCCAGTGTCACaagacatttacagtatttaataaatGCAGGCATATAATGTTGTCCGTATGATTTGACATGGGAGAGATCAAGGATTACTTTTCAGAGCATAAACAGTTCATATTATAACTTTGTTCAAGAAAgagtttgtaattttttttaaagaaatgtattcatcagtgaaagaaaagctttttgatttttgtcaggTTGTTCTTTTAATTCAATAAAAGATAAACAGTCCCTCTCATCTACAGCAAAGATACCCTGGCAGGTCAATTACACACAGTTACGGACATGcgttttcttttgttgtgtgacTGGTGAGTTCATGTGTATACAGTATCCGTCCTGGTACAGTATGCAGAGGCTCAGTGAAGTTTAGGTTGGGAGATTCATCTTGCTCCATGCATAAATTAAGTGTTTTGCAGTGGTTTGCAGCAATATCTGGGGTGTACGTGTGTGAAAGAAGTTCACCTTTGTGTATctttgtttgtatgtgcatgatCCGCTCCAGCAATTTGCCTATGCAGCAAAGGCCCCCAGTCCTTACAGGCTGTGCTGTGCCCAAACAGAAGTGAGGCAGGCAGTGGGAGATGGCGGACTTCAGTGGAAGCTGCATGGAATCTGCTGCAGGCTGAGTCATCGT belongs to Xiphias gladius isolate SHS-SW01 ecotype Sanya breed wild chromosome 20, ASM1685928v1, whole genome shotgun sequence and includes:
- the nefla gene encoding neurofilament light polypeptide, with protein sequence MSSIGYDPYYNTSSYRRWYVEASPRVAVTRGRTHSIYSSHASPLSSSRLQYSSPGRVLLSSSSAASSVELELSQAAQISSEFRAVRSQERSQLQELNDRFAGFIERVHDLEQQNRALEAELLLLRQRHNEPSRLRALYEQEARSLRAAMDEARAEQQAVLGQRERLEQTMSALQSRYEEEVLAREEAEGRLMEIRREADQAALAKAELEKSVETMLEELAFLKRIHEGELSELQAQVQLGVQVAVESETSTPDLSGALRDIRSQYERLAARNMQAAEEWFRGKVGSLTETVAQHTDAVRTSKDEAGEYRRQLRTRLLEIDACRGLNESLEKQLHEMEDKQSAEIGAMQDTIAELESELRGTKQEMAHYLKEYQDLLNVKMALDIEIAAYRKLLEGEESRFNVGLAGGVSSLYSHSLSAPSFTRPFLSSLSSGTTYLMTTRLLSSSVSTTEGIFSASHAHQAEASPPGEEEEAAKEDVTEEEEVEKEEEGGEEMEEKKEEEEKEEEEGAEEEGDKEKEDEEEEKEGGEEAKEEEEGGDEEEQKEEVTEATEEEGQKEDKGEGEEAEVKEEALEEEKIEGADDKEKEEKEEAKKSEEKEDKAGDKDDKTALKTDDKAEAKKEKDEEKMAKPEAAEETSTKDKK
- the nefma gene encoding neurofilament, medium polypeptide a, producing the protein MSYPVDTIGSPFRRVMDTRTTSYGYSRSGGSPSSGYRSQSWSRASPGSSMAAVYKRSVNVPVSRAYSSTVLSSADSVDYSQNSILNGDYKRSNEKEQLQGLNDRFAVYIDKVHYLEQQNKQIEAEIQALRQKQVSRSQLGDLYDQELQDLRSMLEQIHHDKAQIQLDTDHIEEDIQRVRDRFDEEARIREETEAIIRVLKKDMGDSELVKSELEKKVQSLQDEIAFIRNNHEEEVSELIAQIQASQVTVERKDLQKTDITEALREIRCELEGHSNQNLQQVESWFMCRYAKLTEAAEQNKDAIKSARDEIADYRRQLQSKTVELESVRGTRDSLERQLNDIEDRHNSDLASLQETIHQLDNELKSTKWEMARHLREYQDLLNVKMALDIEIAAYRKLLEGEETHFSTFPYRQTVTSTKISRPKSDTPKLKVQHKFVEEIIEETRVEDEKADIDEALAEIAQELSATLREGGEEEEGKEGGEAEEAEEGEGEEGEGEEGGAEEEEVVGATEAKVSSSAPTKEEEEEEGEDGEEEEKEEEGEREGDDEGEKEHDAEGGDEGEGEEGGEEEEEEVEETVLCSKAPESKASPDKEKAGDIEGSRGEEEAAKEAGAEEEGADQDEDVSTDKASKSGDEIEDADKGKKEDEKKVKDEKADDKSEKESPKLTSPKSESPKVASPKSESPKVASPKSESPKSESPKLASPKSESPKLTSPKSESPKLVSPKSESPKEGSPKAESPKLSSPKAESPKSESPKPESPKAESPKAEDKKLEKKDVAMNGDIDKSSPEEKGKKDEGEEVDVIANGVDESPVKEDGSQKVVITKTVETITTGEDGSQHVTKSITVTETVKEVEEVMQEKLVSTKKTEKHSTQSIKQVTEGE